The window GCCGTCGACGTTGGGGAACCGGCCCATCGCCACCAGAACGTCGGCGAAGTTGATTCCGGACGCGGCGACGGCCACCTCGATCTCACCGGGGCCGGGTGAAGTCCGGTCACACGTGACGAGTTCCAGCGTCTCCAGGTCACCCGGGGTGCGGATCTGCAGGCGCATCCCGTCGCTGTCGTGATTGGCGACCGTGACCTGCCGCTCGTCGGGACGCAGCGGTGCGGCACGCAACCGGGCCGTGTACCAGACAGCATCGCGCCACGCCGTCTCGTCCTCTTCGGAGTCGCTGAGCAGTTGGCGGGCCAACGACGCCGCCTCGGCCGCCCCGTGCACATCGATCAGAGTGGTGCGCAGATGCGGATACTCCGCGCCGAGAACGCGCACCAGGCCACGAAGTGCCCCGAACGCCAGGTCCGGTACGTCACCCGGGAGCACGGTCTGCGCACCGTGGGTCACGACGGCCAACCGGGGGAGCCGGCCGTCGATCGCGGTCACTTCGCGCGCGATGCGCAGCAGGTGCTGAGCCTGCCGGAGACCCTGCACGGTGCAGTCTTCCTGCGGCGCAGCCGTCGTCGTTCCCGTCATCACGACCACTCCGGCGAACTGCCTGTCGCGCAGACGACTTCGCAGGTGTTCGGTGTTCGCCGCCTCGTCGGTACCGCACGTCCAGAACACCGAGGTGCACTCCGCACCGTGCCGCAGCAGCGCATCCGCCAGCGCGGCCGTCGGCACCGCGGCGGTGTCGTCCGCGCCGATCAACAGCCACGCGCCGGCGACGTCGGCTTCGGGTTCCGGTGGACGGCTCTGCTGCCACTCCACGGTCAGCAGCCGCTCCGCGAGCACCCGGTCCCGGTGGGCGCTGTCCGACGAACCCGCACCGAACGACAGTCCCTGCACGCTGATCAGGACCGCGCCGTCGCCATCGAGGACGTCGAGGTCGGCCTCGACACCGGAGCTGTCGACGCGCGTCACGCGGGTATAGCAGTACTGCGCGTGGCGGGGCGCGCCGTGCACACGAAGCCGCTGCACACCCAACGGCATTCCGAGGACGTCTTCGCCCAGGGCCTGCACGTGGGGGCTCGCCGCGACCGACTGGAAACATGCGTCCAGCAGTGCCGGGTGCACTCGGTAGGCGGACTGCTCACCTCGGAGTCCACCGGGCAGCGCGAGCTCGGCCAGCACGGAACCCGTTGCACTGGTGCTGATGTGAAGATCGCCGAGACCGGCGAACGCCGGGCCGTACTGCACACCGAGCCGGTCCAACCGGGCACGTACCTCGTCGCCCGCCGTCACCTGCGGATGGGCGCGCAGCAGTTCGGCGAGCTCGTAGCCTTCCGGCGCCCCGTCCTGCATCGCGCGAAGCACCGCGGTGGCCTGCCGCGCGTGTTCGCCGTTCTGATTCGTCTCGACGACGAAGTCGACGGCGTCGGCGCCCGCCGACGACGTCGACACCCCGAGCGCCGTGTGCTCGTCGAGCGGCAGCGCCTGGACGAACACGAGGTCGCAGACCTCGGCCGGCCCGAGCGCGACTGCCCCTGCCGCCAGGGCCATCTCGCAGTAGGCCGCACCGGGAAGCACGGCGACATCCCGGATGCGATGCTCGGCGAGCCAGCGGTGGGTCGCGGTGCCCACCTCGGCCTGCCACACATACTGTTCGGGCTCCCGCTGCAGACGCACATGCGGCCCGAGCAACGGGTGCGCCGCGACGCTGTAGCCGGTCGGCGTCCGGGATTCACCGGTTTCGTCACTGAGCCACAGGCGACGGTGCGTCCATCGCGGGAGCGGCGCATCGACCAAGCGGCCGCCGGGATAGAGCACGCCGAAGTCGACATGGGCGCCCGCACAGTGGACCTCGGCGACGACGTCGGCCAACCCCTGGCGAGCGACCTCCTCACCGACACCCGCCGGCGTCGCCACGGACACGTCCAGGTTCGCCGCGGTCTGTTCCACGGCGTCGGCCAGGGACCGTCCGAACGGCAACTCCACGAAGACCCGGAACCCGTCCTCCACCGCCGCGCGCACCGCTGCGGCGAACCGCACCGTGCGGCGCAGCGCCTGAACCCAGTACCTGGCATCGCAGAACGGTTCTTCGCGGGGATCGAAACCGGTCGCCGAATAGAACGGCACCGTCGGGGTACGGGGATCGACCGCACCGAGCAGTCCGGTCAGCTCCTTGAGGATCGGATCGAGTTGCGGTGAGTTCGCCGCCACCTCGACCTCGATCGTCCGCGCCTCGACACCGCGCTCCCGCCACTGCGCGACCATCTCGTGGACCCGCTCGGCCGCGCCGGAGATCACCGTCGACTCGGGTGCGGACACCACCGCGATCACGACATCCTTGATCGAGCGCATCGTCAGCTCGGAAAGCACCTGCTTGGCAGGAAGTTCCACCGATGCCATGGCGCCGGCGCCGGCGACGCCCGCCATCAACCGCGAGCTACGGCACACGACCCGCACGCCGTCCTCCAGGGACAGCGCACCGGCGACCACCGCCGCGGAGATCTCACCCATCGAATGGCCGATGACCGCGCCGGGGCGCGCGCCCCCGGCGGTCAGTGCGGCGGCCGCGGCCACGCCGATCGTGAACACCACCGGCTGCACGCGGTCGAAACCCGTGACGTCCAGGGGCCGTTGCAACGCGTCGGTGACCGAGAACCCGGCTTCTGCGGCGATGAGTGGTTCGATCTCGGCGACCGTCGCCGCGAACACCGGATCTGACCGCAGAAGGTCGGCGCCGAGCGCGGCGAACTGTGAACTCTCCCCGCTGAACACCCACACCGGCCCCCGGACACCGTCGCCGACAGACCGGCACCGGCGGAACCGACCTTCGGCGACACCGCGCAGCGCTTCGCGCAACTCCGACCTGTCGCGGGCGAGCACCGCAGTGCGGACCGGACGGTGCGCACGCCGCCGCGCCAGGGTGTACCCCAGATCGGGTAGGGCGACGTCGTCGTGCGCGTCGACCCAGGCGGCCAACCGGTCGGCGGTGCGGGCGAGCTGCTCGTCCGAGGTCGACGACAGCGGGAAGACCAACGGTGCCTGATCAGCTGCGGAATCCCTTGCAGGCGTGGCGTTCTCGTCGCTGTACCCACGGGTGGGTCCAGGAGCCTGCTCCACGATCGCGTGCACGTTTGTACCCGAGGTCCCGTACGCCGACACCGCGGCCCGCCGGGGCAGGCCATCGGTCTCCGGCCACGCGCTGGTCGATTGCGGCACAAAGAGATTCGTCTGGATGCCGGCGACGGTATCGGGCAGCCGGGTGAAGTGCAGGTTTTGCGGGATGGCACCGTGGCGCACCGCGAGGACCGCCTTCATCAGACCGAGGATTCCCGAAGCCGACTGGGTGTGACCGACATTGGTCTTCACCGAGCCGAGCGCGCAGGGTGCGCCCGTCCCGTACACCTCGGCCAGGCTCGCGTACTCGATCGGATCCCCGTCGGGGGTGCCGGGTCCGTGCGCCTCGATCAGACCGATCGTGTGCGCCTCGACTCCCGCGACATCGAGCGCGGCGCGGTACAGCGCGGTCTGCGCGGTCTGCGACGGGGTGGGGAAGTCCCCGCTGCCGCCGTCGTGGTTGGCCGCGGTGGCGCGGATGACGGCGAGGACCCGGTCGCCGTCGCGCAGGGCGTCGGGGAGCCGCTTGAGCAACACGACCGCGACGGCCTCGCCGGTGACGTATCCGTCGGCCTCGGCATCGAAGGCATGACAGCGGCCGGTGGGAGACAGGTAGCTCTGGGCGGTGCCGGCCACGAACTTTCGCGGCTCCAACATGATGAAGGCGCCACCGGCCAACGCCAGGGCGCTCTCACCGTCGTGGAGACTGCGGCACGCCATGTGCACCGCGGTGAGGCCGGACGAGCAGGCGGTGTCCAGCGTCAGTGCCGGACCTCGGAGCCCGAGGGCACGCGATATCCGCCCCGAAGCCATGCCGAGCGTGTTGCCCTCGAACCCGTACGGGCCGGCCATCGCGTCGGAGTCGGCGTTGACCAGCTGATAGTCGAAGTGGCTCAAACCGACGAACACACCGGTCGGAGATTCGGTCAACGACGCCGGGGTCAACCCGGCGTGCTCGACCGCCTCCCACGACGTCTCGAGCAACAGCCGATGCTGCGGGTCGAGCGCAGTGGCCGCCTGCTCGTCGATCCCGAAGAATTCGGCATCGAAGCCCGCGACGTCGTCGAGGAAGGCACCCCACTTCGATGCCGTCCTGCCCGGCACGCGGGGTTCGGGGTGGTAGTACTCGTCGGCGTCCCAACGGTCGCGGGGAACGTCGGTGACCAGGTCCTCGCCGCGAAGCAGCGCCTCCCAGAGGAGTTCGGGCGAGTCGATGCCACCCGGCAGCCGGCACGCCATGCCGATGACGGCGACGGGGACGGGCGCTTCGCGGGTCATCGCGTGGGAACTGGTCGCCGGACGGTGGAGTTTGCCCGAGGATCGGGCAGACCGAATGAAGCCATGTCGTCTCCTCACAACAGCGAGCGTGAGGTTCGCTGTTTCGCCGCGTCCGGGCGCAGATCAGGAACCCGGCATCAATTGACGCAGACGTAGGTTACCCGGTCAAGTGCTGGAATGGCCGCAAGTCGGCACCCGTGGGCCGACGTCAGGCCCGCCGCCGCGGGCAACTTTCGTGTTCAACGGTGCGGGATTGACGCCTGCGGTAATTTGCATCGCGTGACAGAGGTGGTTGAGACATCGATCCCGGCGTTGTTGCGCGAACGCGCCAGCCTTCAGCCGGACGACACGGCGTACACGTTCGTCGACTACGAGAAGGACCCCGCCGGCATCCCGGAGAGCCTCACCTGGCCCCAGCTGTACCGGCAGGTGTCGAACGTGGCTCGCGAGCTTCGGCTGTGCACCTCTCCGGGCGATCGCGCCGTGATCTCGGCTCCGCAGAGTCTCGACTACATCGTCGGGTTCCTCGGCGCGCTGGAGGCCGGGCTGATCGCCGTGCCGCTGTCGGTGCCACAAGGCGGCGTGGCCGACGAACGGGTCGACTCGGTACTGCGGGACGCTGCGCCGACGGTCGTGCTCACCACCTCCGCCGTGGCCGGTGACGTCGCCGCACACGTATCGGCCAGGCCGGGGGAGTCAGCGGCGTCCGTCGTCGAGATCGACCTCCTGGACCTGGAGGCTGCGGGGCGGTCGAGCTTCGGGTTCACCGACCCGGACGACCAGGGCATCGCGTACCTGCAGTACACCTCCGGGTCGACCCGCAGTCCGGCCGGGGTGATGATCTCCTACAAGAACCTGTTGACCAACGTGCAACAGATCACGACCGACTACGCCGTCGACGTCGGCGGGGTGGCGCCCCCTGACATGACGGTGGTGTCGTGGCTGCCCTTCTACCACGATCTCGGGTTGATCATGGGCGTGTGCACGCCCGTGTACGGCGGTTACCACACCGTTCTCACCAGCCCGCTGGCGTTCCTGGAGCGGCCGGCACGCTGGATGCAGATGTTGGCGGACAACTCCGCGGCGTTCTCGTCGGCACCGAACTTCGCGTTCGAGCTGGCGACCCGCAAGACCACCGATGCCGACATGGCCGACCACGATCTCGGCGACGTCTTCATCATCCAGAGCGGCGCCGAGCGCGTGAATCCCACCACGCTCAAGCGGTTCACCGACCGGTTCGCGGCCTTCAACCTGGACGAACGGGTCATCCAGCCGTCCTACGGACTCGCCGAGGCGACGCTCTACGTCGCGACGGTCAGGCCGGGCCTGCCGCCGGCCATCGTCGACTTCGAACCCGACCAACTGTCAGCCGGCACCGCCACGAGGTCCGTGAATAGCGGGGGCACCCCACTGGTCGCCTACGACACTCCGCTGTCGGAGCTCTCCCCGACGGTGCGGATCGTCGACCCCGAGACCCGGACCGAGTGTGCCGACGGATCCACGGGCGAGGTCTGGGTGCACGGCGACAACGTCGGTCTGGGCTACTGGCGCAAACCCGAGGACAGCGAACGGGTCTTTCGGGCCACGCTGGTCGAGCCGTCGGCGGGCACCCCGGAAGGACCATGGTTGCGCACCGGTGACCTGGGCTTCATCTCCGAAGGGCAGCTGTTCATCGTCGGCCGGATCAAGGACCTGCTGATCGTCTACGGCCGCAACCACGCACCCGAGGACATCGAGGCGACGATCTCCGAGATCACCAAGGGCCGCGTCGCGGCGATCTCGGTCCCGCTCGACGGTGTCGAGCAGCTGGTCGCGATCGCGGAGTTCAAGAAGCGCGGCGATTCCGCCGAGCAGTTCACCGACGCCACCCGGGACATCACCTCGGCGATCTCCACGGCGCACGGACTCTCGATCGCAGATCTGGTGCTGGTGGCCCCGGGCTCCATCCCGATCACCACCAGCGGCAAGATCCGCAGACAGTCCTGCGCCGAGGAGTACCGCCGAAATCGGTTTGCCCGCTTGAACTCCTGAGGCGCGGCCCGCGAAAGCCCGGGCTCAGCAGTCGGCCTCGATACGGAACGTCGCCGACACCGCCTCGCTCGGCCTGTCGTCGAACGCGCCGTCGGCGGTGCCGGAGATCGTGAACGAGCCGCCGTCGGTGGTGACCTCGGCGTCGCCGATGTTGTCGGCCCAGAAGGAGCCGGTGAATCCGCCGAAGCCACGGAAGTTCACCGACTCCGCCGTGACCGTCTCGCCGGTGGACACCACGGCGACGAAGCCGCTGTCCTCTTCCGGCGTCTCGATGAACCACGACCATCCCGCCTGATGGCAGCGGACCACGTGTTCACCGCCGGTGTCGTCACCGTCGATCGAGACGGTCGCGGTGGTGCCACCGAGCGCGGGCTCGGGGGTCGAACAGCCGGCAACGCCGAGGACGAGGGCACTGCCGGCGACGGCCACCATGAGATGTCGGGTCAACATGCCGCCCGACTTTATTCGCTCGGACGCCCGTGTCCGGCCGGAATGCCCGGGTTTGCGGCGCGGGTCCCGGACACCGGCGGGTGCCCGCTCATCGCAGCAGGGCGGCAGTCGCATCGTCGGCCGGGAGGAAGGCCTCGACGCTGAGCTCGGCGGCGGTGAGGTCCAGCGCGGTTCCGAACGTCGTCACCGTGCTCAGAAACCTCAGCGTGCGACCGCCGGCGATCCGGAGCACGAGAGGCACGGCAACCCCACCCAGATCCGGTGAATCCTCGAATCCGCCCGGATAGGACTCGATTTCGGCGAGCAGCTCACTCAACTCCGCACATCCGTCAGCCGCCACTTCCCGGCGCAACCTCTCGATCAGATGGGTGCGCCACTGCGCGAGGTTTCCGATCCGCGGGGCCAGCCCGTCGGGGTGAAGCGCGATGCGCAACGCGTTGGGCCGCTCGAGCAGATGCGCAGCGACGCCGTCGAGCAACACCCCGGCACCGGCATTGGTCTGCAGAATCCACCATCCGCGGCTGACGACCACACACGGGAACGGCTCGTAGGCGTCCAGCACCCGCGCAACACCCGCCCGCACCGCGGCCATGTCCGGCGAGTCGAGGGGTCGCTCGGTGTACGCGGGCGCGAAACCGGCGGCGATCAACATCCGGTTCTGGTCGCGCTGGGGCACGCCGAGCACCCATGCCAGACGTAACACCATGGCGCGGCTGGGTTTTGCGCGCCCCGTCTCGACGAAGCTGATGTGGCGCGCCGACACACCGGCGTCAAGAGCCAGCTCCAGCTGACTGAGCCGCCGACGCTGCCGCCAGCCGCGCATCAGGGTGCCGAATCCGATGTCCGCTGCGGTCACGCCCACGAGTCTGCTGCACGCGCTGCGGTCAGACCACTACCTCGGAGGTAATTGCGGCGCATACCTGACGGCCGCACCCTGGAGTGGACAGGGGAGAGAGGCACACCATGTTCTCGAAATCGGCGATGACATCGAAGACAGTGCACCCGACCACGGCGGCGATCCCGCGATGGCTGCGAGTCGTCCTTCGGTGCGATCGCGCGGGATCGTCCTGGTACATCGGGCTGGGATTCTTCTTCGCCCCCGCGCTGATCGTGGTGTCGCCGTGGCCCGCGCTCACCGCGGCGCTGTGGGTGGGAATCGCCCTGGCGGGGCTGTGGCTGGGCGTGCTCGGCGTCGCGATGGCGACCGGGTTGGCGATCGTGCTGCGGGCCGGCCAGGAGATCCCCGAGGACTACTGGCGGTCGATCCTCGACTATCCCGGCGTCACGACTGATGCACCTGGTGCGCAACCGGGCAGCCCTGCCCGCTGTAGTCGACCTGCCAGTGTTTGATGCCGTTGAGCCAGCCCGACCGGAGCCTGTCGGGGGTGCCGATCGCGCTGAGATCCGGCATGTGGTCTGCGATCGCATTGAACATCAGGTCGATCGTCATCCGCGCCAGATTGGCGCCGATGCAGTAGTGCGCACCGGTTCCGCCGAATCCGACGTGCGGGTTCGGGTCGCGCAGGATGTCGAACCTGAACGGGTCCTCGAAGACCTCCTCGTCGAAGTTCGCCGACCGGTAGGACATGACGACCCGCTGGCCCTTCCTGATCTGCACTCCCGACAGTTCGTAGTCGGTCAGCGCGGTGCGCTGGAAAGAGGTCACCGGCGTGGCCCACCGCACGATCTCGTCGACCGCGGTGACGGGGCGCTCGCGTTTGTAGAGCTCCCACTGGTCGGGGTGCTCGGTGAACGCGATCATGCCGTGGGTGATCGAATTGCGCGTGGTCTCGTTGCCCGCGACCGCGAGCAGCACCATGAAGAATCCGAACTCGTCGTCGGAGAGCTTGTGACCGTCGACGTCGGCCTCGATCAGCTTGGTCACGATGTCCTCGCCCGGATGCTCCGCGCGCACGGCGGCCAACTGCATCGCATACATGATCAGTTCGGTTGCCGCATTGCGGTTGTCGTAGTGGGCGTACTCGGGGTCGTCGTCACTGACCATCTGGTTGGACCAGTCGAACAGCTTCTTGCGGTCGTCCACCGGCACCCCGAGAAGCCCGGCGATCGCCTGCAGAGGAAGTTCACAGGACACCTGCTCGACGAAGTCGCCGGAGCCCGCCGACGCCGCCGTCTTCGCGATGTTCTGCGCCCGGGCGTTGAGGTCGTCGCGCAACCGCTCGACCGCCCGCGGGGTGAAGCCGCGCGAGATGATCTTGCGCAGATGGGTGTGGCGCGGGGCGTCCATGTTGAGCAGCACGAGGCTCCCGGTCTCGATCTGCTCGCCGGTGGAGCCCTCCGGGTACCGGGGGAGCGCCGTCTTCACCTCGCTGGAGAACACATCGCTGCGTTTGGAGATCTCCTTGACATCGTGGTGTTTGGTCACCACCCAGTAGCCGCCGTCACCGAACCCCCCGATGCCGTCGGGCTGCTCGTTCCACCAGATCGGCGCGCAGCGACGGAGCTCGGCGAGTTCCTCCACGGGCAGCCGTTCACGGTTGAGGTCGGGATCGGTGAAGTCGAATCCGGGGGGCAGGGTCGGAGTCGCCATGCATTCGCTCCTAAGCGTCGACTGGCCGTACCGCATTGCTACACCACCGGGCTACCGGGGGTGGCGAAGTTGCGCAAACGTCAGTCTGCGGTTGTAACGAAATGGCCCGCGGATCTGATGCATTCTGTGACAACACCAGGGACCGGGAGGATGCATCGTGAAGTTCGGTTTCCGCGCGAAGACGGCGTCGATCATCGGGGCGGCCGCCGCCGCGACACTGATGGCCGCCGCACCGACGGCACTGGCCGAACCCGCAGGACCGGCACTGCCCGAGCCGGTTCCGGCTCTGCTGTCGGCGCCCGCACCACTGGCCGCACCCGAGGCCCCGATCCCCACGCCGGTCGCGCCCGCGGCCCCGGCCGCTCCGGTGGTCGCAGCCGCCGGCGACCCGGCTGCTCTTCCTCTGGCCGCACCGGCGCCCGATGCCGGCGTCCCCCATCTGGCGAGCCCGGAGAACCTCCCGCCCGGCACCAGTGTCACCCCGACCCAGCAGGGTCGTTTCGGTTACTTCCGGGAGTTGTGGCATGCGATGCGCACCCAGGAGGTCAGCGGCAGCGACGCCCTGCTGCTCCTGACGCAGCGGCCCATGAGCTCGGGCCCGCAGCAGGCCATGTCTCCGGTGCCCCCCGCACCGGCGCCGGCGCCGGCTCCCGCGCCGGCCCCTTAGGTCACACCGACGAGACCGTCGGCACACACCCTCTCGATCCGCGCAGGCACGTGTTTGTGCCACGGCGTCCCGGCGTACGCGTCGCGCCGAGCGCTCGACGTCAACGTGTTCGGTGCGACGCCCGGGGACAGGGATTCCCCGTCCGGACGGAGATGGTCCACCCCGAAACCGTTCGGCAACGACGCGTGCCCGGGCAACATCGCCTCACTGATCTCCACCGTCGCCTCCGCAGTGCCCGCTGCCGTGGTGATGCGCGCACGGCCACCGTCGACCAGGCCCAGCACAGCGGCGTCGTGCACGCTGACCCGTAGCGCTCCGTCGGGGTCACGGGTACGCCACGCGGGGTCGCGGATGATGTCGTTGGCGGTGTAGGCGCGCCGCTCGCCCGCGGACAGCACGATCGGGAACTCGTCGTCGGTCAGGGCGTCCGCAGCGTCGGCCAGGGCCCGGATGTCCGCGAGCATCTCAGGGATCTCCAGTGCGATCCTGCGGTCGGGGTGACTGATCAGAGCGAAGTCATCCTGGTACTCGTGCTCGGTGAACGTCACCCCCGAACGTCCGTCGAGGATCGCGGTGAACAGCGCGTTGCCGTCGGCGTGCCCCGCCCGGTGTACCGCCTCGGGATAGGTCAAGGCCGCCTTCTGCGCCAGCCCCCACAGCGCTGCAGCCCCTGAAAGACCCTCGGGCAGGGTGGGTCCCAAGGTCTCGTACAGCACGAACGGCAGCACCTTGCCCAGGCCGGGGTTCGCCGAGACCGCGGTCAGGAAGGCCTCGGTGTAGGCCGGCAGGCCTTGGGCGGCGGCCCTGCGCAACGGCGCGAGCTCGGCATCGTCGACGACGCCGAGCGCACGCATCAGGCGTGCCCAGATCTCCGGTTCCGGCAGCGTGCCGGGCAGCGGCTCCATCAGCGGGTGCCGCAGATGAAAGGTGTTGTGCGGGAACTCCAGATTGAAGAACGTCGCCTCGACCTTCTCGAACTGACTCGCCGCGGGCAGCACATAGTGGGCCAGGCGGGCGGTCTCGGTCATCGCGACGTCGATGACCACCAACAGCTCGAGTTCGGAGAACGCGCGGCGAACCGCTGCCGAGTCGGCAACCGAGTGCGCGGGGTTGCTGCTTTCGACGATCAGTGCGCGAAACCGGTCGGGGTGGTCGGTGAGGATCTCCTCGGGTATCACGTTGCTGGGCATCAGGCCGCCGATGATCGGCGCGCCCGTGACCGGTGTCCGGCCCACCCCGCCGGGCCGGAACAGCGGCGCAAACGACGAATGCAGGTGCTGCGCACCACGTTTGGCGAAGTTCCCGGTCAGGATCCACAGCATCTTGTTCAGGTACGAACACAACGTGCTGTTCAGCGACTGCTGGACGCCGAGGTCCTCGAACACCGCGACACTGCCGGCGGCGGCGATCCGGCGCGCGGCCGACCGGATCAGCGCCTCGTCCACGCCGCACCGACGGGCATACTCCGCGACGGGCACCTCGCGCAGCACCTCGCGGACCGCGTCGACGCCGTTGACATGTGCGGCGAGAAAGGCGTCGTCACAGAGGTCTTCCTGCACCAGCACCCCGGCGAGCGCCGCCAGACACCACGCGTCCGAGCCGGGTCGGACGCGCAGGTGGATGTCGGCCATCCGTGCGGTGTCGGTGATCACCGGATCGATGACGATCATGGACCGTCCCGGGTCCCTGGCGATCTCGTTGAGCACCACCCGTGCCCGAGGGAAACTCTGCGACATCCACGGGTTCTTGCCGACGAAGACCGCCACCTCGGCGTGTTCGAACTCGCCGCGGGTGTGGTTGCCATACAGATGTGTGTCGATCCAGTGTTCGCCCGTCTTCTCCTGAGCCAGCGCATTGGACCGGTAGTGGGAGCCCAGGGCTTTGAGGAAGGCTCCGCTGTACGCACCGCCGAGGTGGTTTCCCTGGCCGCCCCCGCCGTAGTACAGGATCGTGTCTCCACCGTGGTTCGCCGCGATCGCCCGGAAGCCGTCGGCGATCTCGGAAATCGCGGTTTCCCAGTCGATCTCCTCGTAGGTGCCGTCGGGGCGGCGGCGCATCGGGGAGGTCAGGCGATTGGGGTTGTTCTGGTAGTGGTCGAGACGCAGCGCCTTGTTGCACGTGTAGCCGCGCGAGGCGGGATGTTCTTTGTCGCCGCGGATGCGGGCGAGCGTGCGGTCGCGCACCTGCACCACGATGCCGCAGTTGCACTCGCACAGGATGCAGGCGCTCGCCTGCCACCCGTTGGGCTGTTCGGACATCGCGGTGCTCACTTCCGTCGGGTGCCGGTCCGGGCGTCGATCAGCGAGGTCAGCTGTCCCGCAACGAGATCGAGGGGTTTCAGGTCGCGTGTCGCTCGTGCGACGACGATTGCCCCCTCGAACGACGTGAGCACCAGCATGGCCAGGGCCGCAGCGTCCGCCCTGGGCACGCCGTCGGCGATCAGGCGTTGCTCGATGATGTCGCTCCAGCGGGTGAGCGCCGCTGCGGCGCGCTCGATCACCGGCGCCGACTGCTCGGGTTTGTCCGGATCGCCCGATTCGACGGCGACCGCGACCACGGGACATCCGGCACGGAAGTCACTGTCCTGCAACTGTGTGCGGTAGTAACCGAACAGGTCGTCGAGAACCTCGAGGCTGGAGGACGCCCGACTGAGCCGCTCCGCCATGAATTCCGCGGCGTAGTCGACGGCTTCGCACAGGAGCTGCGTCCGCCCGCCGGGGAAGTAGTGGTAGGCAGATCCGCGGGGGGCGCCGCTGTGTTGCAGGACATCGGCGATGGCCGTGGGGTGCGCTCCGCGCTCGCGGATCAGCAACGCGGCCGAGACGACCATGCGCTCACGGGGAGTTGTCACAGGCGTACTTCCCTTCGAGGTATGTATGCAACACTACATAACCCGGCGCAGAAAACACGCGGTTTCGGTGTAGTTGGTCAACACCACATAGACCAACTACACCGAAGACCAACTACACCGAAGGCCAACTACACCGAAACCGCAGGAGAGCTAGACGCTTGCCGCCTCGTTGAGTTCGTTGAGCCGGCCGGTCGCCTCCAGGTACTCCTGAACCCAGCGCTCGATCACCGTCGCGGTCTTCTCGACCTTGGTGAACTGACCGACCACCTGGCCGATCGGGTTGAACGCGACGTCGACGGATTCGTTCGGGTACTTGTGCGTCGCGGCCACCGCCATTCCGGAGACCATGTACTGCAGCGGCATTCCGAGCGGCTTGGGGTTGTTCTCGTCCTCCCACGCCTCGGTCCAGTCGTTGCGCAGCATGCGCGCCGGCTTGCCGGTGAAGGAGCGGCTGCGCACGGTGTCGCGGCTACCGGCCTTGATGTAGGCCTCGTGTTGCACCGGCGTGTTCTCCGACTCCTCGACGATCACCCACTGCGACCCGGTCCACGCGCCCTGCGCGCCCAGCGCCAGCGCCGCCGCGATCTGCTGGC is drawn from Mycolicibacterium gilvum and contains these coding sequences:
- the pks2 gene encoding sulfolipid-1 biosynthesis phthioceranic/hydroxyphthioceranic acid synthase; this encodes MTREAPVPVAVIGMACRLPGGIDSPELLWEALLRGEDLVTDVPRDRWDADEYYHPEPRVPGRTASKWGAFLDDVAGFDAEFFGIDEQAATALDPQHRLLLETSWEAVEHAGLTPASLTESPTGVFVGLSHFDYQLVNADSDAMAGPYGFEGNTLGMASGRISRALGLRGPALTLDTACSSGLTAVHMACRSLHDGESALALAGGAFIMLEPRKFVAGTAQSYLSPTGRCHAFDAEADGYVTGEAVAVVLLKRLPDALRDGDRVLAVIRATAANHDGGSGDFPTPSQTAQTALYRAALDVAGVEAHTIGLIEAHGPGTPDGDPIEYASLAEVYGTGAPCALGSVKTNVGHTQSASGILGLMKAVLAVRHGAIPQNLHFTRLPDTVAGIQTNLFVPQSTSAWPETDGLPRRAAVSAYGTSGTNVHAIVEQAPGPTRGYSDENATPARDSAADQAPLVFPLSSTSDEQLARTADRLAAWVDAHDDVALPDLGYTLARRRAHRPVRTAVLARDRSELREALRGVAEGRFRRCRSVGDGVRGPVWVFSGESSQFAALGADLLRSDPVFAATVAEIEPLIAAEAGFSVTDALQRPLDVTGFDRVQPVVFTIGVAAAAALTAGGARPGAVIGHSMGEISAAVVAGALSLEDGVRVVCRSSRLMAGVAGAGAMASVELPAKQVLSELTMRSIKDVVIAVVSAPESTVISGAAERVHEMVAQWRERGVEARTIEVEVAANSPQLDPILKELTGLLGAVDPRTPTVPFYSATGFDPREEPFCDARYWVQALRRTVRFAAAVRAAVEDGFRVFVELPFGRSLADAVEQTAANLDVSVATPAGVGEEVARQGLADVVAEVHCAGAHVDFGVLYPGGRLVDAPLPRWTHRRLWLSDETGESRTPTGYSVAAHPLLGPHVRLQREPEQYVWQAEVGTATHRWLAEHRIRDVAVLPGAAYCEMALAAGAVALGPAEVCDLVFVQALPLDEHTALGVSTSSAGADAVDFVVETNQNGEHARQATAVLRAMQDGAPEGYELAELLRAHPQVTAGDEVRARLDRLGVQYGPAFAGLGDLHISTSATGSVLAELALPGGLRGEQSAYRVHPALLDACFQSVAASPHVQALGEDVLGMPLGVQRLRVHGAPRHAQYCYTRVTRVDSSGVEADLDVLDGDGAVLISVQGLSFGAGSSDSAHRDRVLAERLLTVEWQQSRPPEPEADVAGAWLLIGADDTAAVPTAALADALLRHGAECTSVFWTCGTDEAANTEHLRSRLRDRQFAGVVVMTGTTTAAPQEDCTVQGLRQAQHLLRIAREVTAIDGRLPRLAVVTHGAQTVLPGDVPDLAFGALRGLVRVLGAEYPHLRTTLIDVHGAAEAASLARQLLSDSEEDETAWRDAVWYTARLRAAPLRPDERQVTVANHDSDGMRLQIRTPGDLETLELVTCDRTSPGPGEIEVAVAASGINFADVLVAMGRFPNVDGEMPELGMDFAGVVTAVGPDVSDHQVGDRVGGFSPAGCWGTFVTCDARLAVPLPPGLSDHQAVAVATATATAWYGLHDLARIGPTDRVLIHSATGGVGQAAIAIARAAGADIYATAGSEERRDLLRSMGIEHVYDSRSIEFAAQIREDTDGYGVDVVLNSLAGPAQRAGVELLAIGGRFIEIGKRDVYGNSRLDLFPFRNNLSFFYVDLALMALSQPHRAGALLRTVYRMVADGQLPPARYTDYRLADAAVALREMGAAQHTGKLVLDVPRTGQSDAVTPPAQAQVFRTDGAYIVTDGLSDLGLFMAEKIVDAGCGRIVLASPTQPTLKALETIELIRVMGGDVVVHCGDIAQPDTAREVVAVATSTGLPVRGVLHAATTTADAPVPKLADESIAQAWAPRVFGAWNLHTATAGQPLDWFCCFSSTDALLGAPGRGAGAAADSWLDSFARWRRATGRPATVIAWGTWRPLGRTRGAVGGADADISPDEGAYAFEMLLRHDRTYSGYASVTGSASLGGVARRSPFAEAFRTVGPGDAGAGKLLAVLGDLPVQEWPTRLRRLISDQISLVLRRSIDPDRPLAEYGVDSLAALELRTRLEAETGIRLAAGDLAVGTIRGLAELLCGRLAPEQEDHESRL